Genomic segment of Terriglobales bacterium:
GCGGTGGTGCCGGATGCGACCACGCGGGCCCTGGAGCTGCGCAAGGGCAGCGCCGATTTGGCCATCAACGCCCTGCCCGCGGACACCGTGGCGGAGCTGCGCAGCGAGGGGCGGCTCGCGGTCGAGCAATCACCGGGGACCATCTACGCCTACCTGGCCTTCAACCTGCGCGACCCGCAACTCAAGGACGCGCGCGTGCGCCGGGCGCTAGCCTATGCCATCGATCGCCGTCCCCTGCTCGAGTACCTGTGGCGGGGCATGGCGCGCCCGGCCGAGAGCGTGCTGCCGCCGGAGCACTGGGCCTTCGCGTCCGACCTGCCGCCACAGTCGTATGACCCGAAGGCCGCGATGCGCCTGCTCTCCGAGGCGGGCTACGCGCCCGGCGCGGACGGCGTCCGCCTGCATATGACCATGAAGACCTCGACGGAAGAATCCTCGCGGCTGATGGCGGCGGTGCTGCAGCAGCAGCTGCGGGAGGTGGGCATCGCGCTCGACATCCGCAGCTATGAGTTCGGTACCTTTTATTCGGACGTGGTCCACGGCTCCTTCCAGATGTACTCGCTGCGGTGGATCGGTGGCAACGAGGACCCGGACATCTTCGAGCACGTCTTCCACTCCGCCAGCTTCCCGCCCAAGCGCGCCAACCGCAGCTACTACTCCAACCCGCGGGTGGACGAGCTCATCGACCAGGCGAGGCGCGAAACCGACGAGGCCAAACGCAAGCCGCTCTACGCCGAGGTGCAGCGCATCGTCGCCCAAGACCTGCCCTACATCAACCTGTGGTACATGGACAACGTGCTGGTGCACTCGCGCCGGGTGCGCAACCTGAA
This window contains:
- a CDS encoding ABC transporter substrate-binding protein codes for the protein AVVPDATTRALELRKGSADLAINALPADTVAELRSEGRLAVEQSPGTIYAYLAFNLRDPQLKDARVRRALAYAIDRRPLLEYLWRGMARPAESVLPPEHWAFASDLPPQSYDPKAAMRLLSEAGYAPGADGVRLHMTMKTSTEESSRLMAAVLQQQLREVGIALDIRSYEFGTFYSDVVHGSFQMYSLRWIGGNEDPDIFEHVFHSASFPPKRANRSYYSNPRVDELIDQARRETDEAKRKPLYAEVQRIVAQDLPYINLWYMDNVLVHSRRVRNLKLSPSGNYDFLKTAELGP